Proteins from a single region of Aestuariirhabdus haliotis:
- the gltS gene encoding sodium/glutamate symporter — protein sequence MEFDEVANVLHVDALFTLTLGIVVLFVGRRLNNAIGFLKEFSIPEPVTGGILFSLLFALIYLVIPVDIDFNLEARDVLLVYFFTTIGINSNLKDLLKGGMPLIILLGITIGYMLVQNLTGIGVATLFDLDAAVGLLGGSVSLIGGHGTAIAWSPRIAEDYGVSNAMEIGIASATFGLILASLMGGPIAKFLINKHKLQPAEKEALDIGVAEKEEGVTITAFGFLDAVLAIHISAILGLILNEVIEGFGLQLPLFVTCLFAGIMITNLVPKKFPRITGTEWPTRKPEIALIADLSLGAFLAMSLMSMQLWSLVDLAGPIFTILGVQFAVAVLINIFVVFPAMGKNYDAAVICSGFGGISLGSTPTAMANMSAVATRYGNSHLAFIIVPLVCAFFIDLANAVMIPWFLATFSG from the coding sequence ATGGAGTTTGATGAAGTCGCCAATGTGCTGCATGTCGATGCATTGTTTACGTTGACCCTGGGAATAGTCGTACTCTTTGTGGGTCGCCGTTTGAACAATGCCATCGGTTTTCTGAAAGAGTTCAGTATTCCCGAGCCGGTCACTGGCGGTATTCTGTTTTCCCTTCTGTTTGCTTTGATTTATCTGGTGATTCCGGTCGATATTGACTTCAACCTCGAAGCCCGCGATGTCTTGCTGGTCTATTTCTTTACCACCATTGGTATCAACTCCAATCTGAAGGATCTGCTGAAGGGCGGCATGCCCCTGATTATTCTGCTGGGCATCACCATCGGCTATATGCTGGTCCAGAACCTGACGGGGATTGGTGTGGCTACGCTGTTTGATCTCGATGCCGCGGTTGGTTTGTTAGGGGGCAGCGTCTCCCTGATTGGCGGCCATGGTACTGCCATCGCCTGGTCACCGAGGATTGCTGAGGATTATGGCGTCAGCAACGCCATGGAAATTGGTATTGCCAGTGCCACCTTTGGTTTGATTCTGGCCAGTTTGATGGGCGGGCCGATCGCCAAATTCCTGATTAACAAGCATAAGCTGCAACCCGCAGAGAAAGAGGCTCTGGATATTGGGGTGGCGGAAAAGGAAGAGGGCGTCACTATTACCGCTTTTGGTTTTCTTGATGCGGTACTGGCCATTCATATATCGGCCATTCTGGGTTTGATTCTGAACGAGGTTATTGAAGGTTTTGGGCTTCAGTTGCCTTTGTTTGTGACCTGTTTGTTTGCCGGCATTATGATCACCAACCTGGTGCCGAAAAAATTTCCTCGCATTACCGGCACCGAGTGGCCGACGCGCAAGCCGGAAATTGCCCTGATCGCTGACTTGTCGCTGGGTGCTTTTTTGGCCATGTCCCTGATGAGTATGCAGCTGTGGTCACTGGTTGATCTGGCCGGACCGATCTTTACCATTTTGGGAGTACAGTTCGCGGTCGCGGTTCTGATCAATATCTTTGTGGTGTTCCCGGCCATGGGCAAAAATTACGATGCGGCGGTCATCTGCTCCGGTTTTGGCGGTATCTCCCTGGGCTCGACACCCACGGCTATGGCCAATATGTCCGCGGTGGCAACCCGCTACGGTAACTCCCACCTGGCCTTTATTATTGTGCCTTTGGTGTGTGCCTTCTTTATCGATCTGGCCAACGCCGTGATGA
- a CDS encoding substrate-binding periplasmic protein, with protein MSRSSMFSPAINTACQKRGSKEHPVTGAIVISLFLLSALIPLRALAANIVLLTNSEWPPYFSEGQKHYGIGSHIVTEAFALEGIEVEFRFFPPRRALELAKNGDFDGTVGWQLNEERKQFLIASDTIWKTDWVFFHLKSTQFDWNSFYDLGDLRIGGTVGYMYTPEFQQAERTGLFSLDRGPSDDQGMKKLMARRFDIFPQIKEIGYYQASRLFTPEQRALLTHHPKAFGHHKDQLLLSNKNKDSAQLMERFNRGLKKLRDSGKMQAFFDALERGEYNLPTDSSSPSGTLDATE; from the coding sequence ATGAGTCGATCATCGATGTTTTCTCCTGCTATCAACACTGCCTGCCAAAAGAGGGGATCAAAGGAACACCCCGTCACGGGGGCAATAGTGATAAGCCTGTTTTTATTAAGCGCTTTAATCCCGCTACGCGCCCTTGCCGCCAATATTGTGTTATTGACCAATAGCGAATGGCCGCCCTATTTCAGTGAAGGACAGAAACACTACGGCATTGGCTCTCATATTGTTACCGAAGCCTTCGCCCTGGAGGGAATCGAGGTTGAATTTCGCTTCTTCCCCCCTCGCCGCGCGCTGGAATTGGCCAAAAACGGTGATTTCGACGGCACCGTCGGCTGGCAGCTAAACGAGGAACGCAAACAATTCCTGATTGCCAGCGACACCATCTGGAAAACCGATTGGGTCTTCTTTCACCTCAAATCCACCCAATTTGACTGGAACAGCTTTTACGACCTGGGCGACCTGCGAATAGGCGGCACCGTGGGTTATATGTACACCCCGGAATTTCAACAGGCGGAGCGAACGGGCCTATTCAGTCTGGACCGCGGGCCATCGGACGATCAGGGTATGAAAAAGCTTATGGCCAGGCGCTTCGATATATTTCCGCAAATCAAAGAGATCGGCTATTACCAGGCCTCCCGTCTCTTTACTCCGGAACAACGCGCCCTGCTGACCCATCACCCCAAAGCCTTTGGTCACCATAAAGACCAGCTGCTCTTATCCAACAAAAACAAGGACAGTGCGCAATTGATGGAGCGCTTCAATAGAGGGCTGAAAAAGCTTCGTGACAGCGGCAAGATGCAAGCATTCTTTGATGCTCTGGAGCGTGGCGAGTACAATCTCCCCACTGATAGTTCTTCACCTTCTGGAACCCTAGATGCAACTGAATGA